A DNA window from Streptomyces bacillaris contains the following coding sequences:
- a CDS encoding ABC transporter permease, whose product MRGPRVYLLLAGAAFRAEFQYRSNLLINIVGGLFYQGVGLAFIWAVLDRFGQVGGWGLGEIAFLYGIRLTAHGLWLLPGHQLIHVDEVVIEGEYDRYLVRPVSPLVQLLTRRVRLSSLGDLAGGVVLLSIASASAPVDWSPGAVGFLVLAVMGGALVEGSLQLAASALVFRMKRVSPIKFAIDMIFSDFGNYPLKIFGPVAGFGLTFVFPLAFVAYLPATVLMNRGEELAVPEWLAWGAPAIGVVLMYAAYRFWERQSRHYESSGH is encoded by the coding sequence ATGCGAGGTCCACGGGTCTATCTGCTGCTGGCCGGTGCGGCGTTCCGGGCCGAGTTCCAGTACCGGAGCAACCTGCTCATCAACATCGTCGGCGGCCTGTTCTACCAGGGCGTCGGGCTGGCCTTCATCTGGGCGGTGCTGGACCGCTTCGGGCAGGTCGGCGGCTGGGGACTGGGCGAGATCGCCTTCCTCTACGGGATCAGGCTGACCGCCCACGGCCTGTGGCTGCTCCCCGGTCACCAGCTGATCCACGTCGACGAGGTCGTCATCGAGGGCGAGTACGACCGCTATCTCGTCCGCCCGGTGTCGCCGCTGGTCCAGCTCCTCACCCGCAGGGTGCGGCTCAGCTCCCTCGGCGACCTGGCGGGCGGAGTGGTCCTCCTGTCCATCGCCTCGGCCTCCGCCCCGGTCGACTGGTCACCGGGGGCCGTCGGCTTCCTCGTGCTCGCGGTGATGGGCGGTGCGCTGGTGGAAGGCTCCCTGCAACTGGCCGCCTCCGCACTGGTCTTCCGGATGAAGAGGGTCTCCCCCATCAAGTTCGCCATCGACATGATCTTCAGCGACTTCGGCAACTACCCGCTGAAGATCTTCGGCCCCGTGGCCGGCTTCGGGCTGACCTTCGTCTTCCCCCTGGCCTTCGTCGCCTACCTGCCGGCGACCGTGCTGATGAACCGGGGCGAGGAACTCGCCGTCCCCGAATGGCTCGCCTGGGGCGCTCCGGCCATCGGTGTCGTGCTCATGTACGCCGCGTACCGCTTCTGGGAACGGCAGTCCCGCCACTACGAGAGCAGCGGGCACTGA
- a CDS encoding GntR family transcriptional regulator, which translates to MATDASRREPKYQRIANALKAEIRSGVWGAGSRLPGENDLMAQYGVARMTVRQALGVLQSEGLTEARKGAGVFVRAFQPLRRRGIQRLASEQWGSGRSVWEADLGGRDLVVDQVEVREGVAPESVAKVLGVGAGESVWTRSRRFVLEGKPVLLSTSYLPASLVDGSAITQQDTGPGGTYARLAELGHRPVHFREEIRSRMPLPEEASRLGLPAGTPVMLVCRTAFAEQDRRPVEVNEMVLDAAAYVLEYDFDA; encoded by the coding sequence ATGGCCACCGACGCCAGCCGCCGTGAGCCCAAGTACCAGCGGATCGCGAACGCCTTGAAGGCGGAGATCCGGTCGGGAGTATGGGGAGCGGGGAGCCGTCTTCCCGGCGAGAACGACCTCATGGCGCAGTACGGTGTAGCGCGCATGACGGTTCGGCAGGCGCTGGGCGTGCTCCAGAGCGAAGGGCTGACTGAAGCGCGGAAGGGCGCGGGCGTCTTCGTTCGGGCCTTCCAGCCGCTCAGACGTCGTGGGATTCAGCGGCTGGCGAGCGAGCAGTGGGGGTCCGGCCGTTCTGTCTGGGAAGCGGACCTCGGCGGTCGGGACCTGGTGGTGGACCAGGTGGAGGTGCGCGAGGGAGTCGCCCCGGAGAGTGTGGCGAAGGTGCTCGGCGTCGGAGCGGGGGAGAGCGTCTGGACCAGGAGTCGGCGGTTTGTCCTCGAAGGCAAGCCGGTGCTGCTGTCGACCTCGTACCTCCCCGCGTCCCTGGTCGATGGCTCGGCAATTACCCAGCAGGACACGGGACCGGGAGGGACCTACGCGCGGCTGGCCGAACTGGGCCACCGGCCGGTCCACTTCCGGGAGGAGATCCGCTCCCGTATGCCTCTGCCGGAGGAGGCGTCGAGGCTGGGCCTTCCGGCCGGGACGCCCGTCATGCTCGTCTGCCGGACGGCGTTCGCTGAGCAGGACCGACGCCCTGTGGAGGTCAACGAAATGGTCCTGGACGCGGCGGCCTACGTCCTGGAGTACGACTTCGACGCGTGA
- a CDS encoding SMI1/KNR4 family protein: MMTGMNTETCAPAESAALHEVIASRPEAVPPLGWGAVRAFEAEHRVVLPEPYRTFVAEMADGLRAGPPYDGLLPLAQTPSDWGSGRPDRLLSEPFPLAEAWLWEAEEGEAELSEEEYQQCEDRRSPVFDHGSLLLGTDGCGMYWHLIVTGPERGHVWLIDENGAIPFGTRPGTSLMPGTPGFAGWVTHWAQGRPWFGEEDG; the protein is encoded by the coding sequence ATGATGACCGGCATGAACACAGAAACCTGTGCCCCGGCCGAGTCGGCCGCCCTTCACGAGGTCATCGCGTCCCGCCCCGAGGCGGTGCCGCCTCTCGGCTGGGGAGCGGTGCGGGCCTTCGAGGCGGAGCACCGTGTCGTGCTCCCGGAGCCGTACCGCACCTTCGTGGCGGAGATGGCCGACGGGCTGCGCGCGGGGCCGCCCTACGACGGGCTGCTGCCTCTCGCGCAGACACCTTCGGACTGGGGATCGGGCCGTCCCGACCGCCTGCTCTCCGAGCCCTTTCCGCTCGCGGAGGCGTGGCTGTGGGAGGCGGAGGAGGGTGAAGCGGAGCTGTCGGAGGAGGAGTACCAGCAGTGCGAGGACCGGAGGAGCCCGGTCTTCGACCACGGTTCGCTACTGCTGGGCACCGATGGCTGCGGCATGTACTGGCACCTGATCGTCACCGGCCCGGAGCGCGGTCACGTCTGGCTGATCGACGAGAACGGCGCGATACCCTTCGGCACCCGGCCGGGTACCTCTCTCATGCCGGGCACGCCCGGTTTCGCGGGGTGGGTGACCCACTGGGCCCAGGGCCGACCCTGGTTCGGAGAAGAGGACGGGTGA
- a CDS encoding GlxA family transcriptional regulator: protein MLHNVAVLLLDEVHPFELGVLSEVFGLDRGEEGLPVHDFAVVSAEGPVLSTHAGFTISTPHGLERLEEADLVAVPAGSRFMEREYPDEVLDALRRAVERGARVLSVCSGAYVLGAAGLLDGRRCTTHWRHAAELARRYPKAIVEPDVLYVDEGSVITSAGTASGIDACLHLVRQAYGQDAANTIARRMVVPPHRDGGQAQYINRPLPRNACDTVGSTLAWMESHLDQEMSVEQLAALAHMSPRTFARRFQQETGTTPYRWLLRQRVLLAQHLLETSDRTIDTIASQTGFGTAATLRHQFVRTLGTTPNAYRRTFRGPGAGAGPERAMPGVA from the coding sequence ATGCTGCACAACGTCGCCGTCCTACTGCTCGACGAGGTCCATCCCTTCGAACTCGGCGTGCTGAGCGAGGTCTTCGGGCTGGACCGTGGCGAAGAGGGCCTGCCCGTCCACGACTTCGCCGTCGTCTCCGCCGAGGGGCCGGTGCTCAGCACCCACGCGGGGTTCACCATCAGTACGCCCCACGGCCTGGAGCGGCTGGAGGAGGCCGACCTCGTCGCCGTGCCGGCGGGCAGCCGCTTCATGGAGCGGGAGTATCCCGACGAGGTGCTGGACGCGCTGCGTCGGGCCGTGGAGCGCGGGGCACGGGTGCTGAGCGTCTGTTCGGGGGCGTACGTTCTCGGGGCGGCGGGGCTGCTGGACGGGCGCCGCTGCACCACGCACTGGCGCCATGCGGCGGAGCTGGCGCGCCGCTATCCGAAGGCGATCGTGGAGCCGGACGTGCTGTACGTGGACGAGGGGTCCGTGATCACCTCGGCCGGGACCGCGTCGGGCATCGACGCCTGCCTCCACCTGGTGCGCCAGGCGTACGGGCAGGACGCGGCCAACACCATCGCCCGGCGGATGGTGGTGCCGCCGCACCGGGACGGCGGGCAGGCGCAGTACATCAACCGGCCGCTCCCCCGGAACGCGTGCGACACCGTCGGCTCCACGCTGGCGTGGATGGAGAGCCACCTCGACCAGGAGATGTCGGTGGAGCAGCTGGCGGCGCTGGCGCACATGTCGCCGCGCACCTTCGCGCGCCGCTTCCAGCAGGAGACCGGGACGACGCCGTACCGCTGGCTACTGCGGCAGCGGGTGCTGCTGGCCCAGCATCTGCTGGAGACCTCGGACCGGACGATCGACACGATCGCCTCGCAGACGGGGTTCGGCACGGCGGCGACCCTGCGCCACCAGTTCGTACGGACGCTGGGGACGACCCCGAACGCGTACCGCCGGACCTTCCGGGGGCCGGGGGCGGGAGCGGGCCCGGAACGCGCGATGCCCGGCGTCGCCTGA
- a CDS encoding D-Ala-D-Ala carboxypeptidase family metallohydrolase: MLKRAARVLLGLVMTITFALGGAVLTAGPAQADGCYTWTRTLKAGATGNDVTQLQIRVAGWPGYNSVLAIDGSYGPATTAAVKRFQAAYGLAADGVAGPATQAKIYALQDNDCTPIHFTYPELNKCNSTWAGGKVAAGTAKANALSSMWKLEALRHALGDKSIRVTSGFRSASCNAAVGGASNSRHMYGDAVDLGASPHSLCTLAKQARYHGFRGILGPGYSGHNDHVHVNQGPNRFWSAPSCGV; the protein is encoded by the coding sequence ATGCTGAAACGCGCCGCACGCGTTCTGCTCGGACTTGTCATGACCATTACTTTCGCGTTGGGCGGGGCGGTGCTGACCGCGGGCCCCGCGCAGGCCGACGGCTGCTACACCTGGACCCGCACGCTGAAGGCCGGGGCCACCGGCAACGACGTCACGCAGCTCCAGATCCGGGTCGCCGGCTGGCCCGGCTACAACTCCGTGCTGGCGATCGACGGTTCCTACGGCCCGGCCACCACCGCCGCCGTCAAGCGGTTCCAGGCGGCCTACGGCCTGGCCGCCGACGGGGTCGCGGGCCCGGCCACCCAGGCCAAGATCTACGCGCTCCAGGACAACGACTGCACCCCGATCCACTTCACGTACCCCGAGCTGAACAAGTGCAACAGCACCTGGGCGGGCGGCAAGGTCGCGGCGGGCACGGCGAAGGCCAACGCGCTGAGCAGCATGTGGAAGCTGGAGGCGCTGCGCCACGCGCTGGGTGACAAGTCCATCCGGGTCACCAGCGGCTTCCGCTCCGCCTCCTGCAACGCGGCGGTCGGCGGGGCCTCCAACAGCCGCCACATGTACGGTGACGCGGTCGACCTCGGCGCCTCGCCGCACTCCCTGTGCACGCTGGCCAAGCAAGCCCGCTACCACGGCTTCCGCGGGATCCTCGGCCCGGGCTACAGCGGTCACAACGACCACGTGCACGTCAACCAGGGCCCCAACCGCTTCTGGTCGGCCCCCAGCTGCGGCGTCTGA
- the def gene encoding peptide deformylase has protein sequence MSQQETDGRIGVDDEGFVVDTEDCEAREAAYRERGASRPITVVGNPVLHKECKDVTEFDDELAKLIDDMFASQRTAEGVGLAANQIGVDLKVFVYDCPDDDGKRHVGVVCNPVLEELEPERRVLDDSNEGCLSVPTAYASLARPDYAVVRGQDAKGNPIRVRGTGYFARCLQHETDHLYGYLYIDRLSKRDRKDALRQMEEGTPRYETVPNA, from the coding sequence ATGTCGCAGCAGGAGACGGACGGGCGGATCGGCGTGGACGACGAGGGGTTCGTCGTCGACACCGAGGACTGCGAGGCGCGCGAGGCGGCGTACCGGGAGCGCGGTGCGTCGCGTCCGATCACGGTCGTGGGCAACCCGGTGCTGCACAAGGAGTGCAAGGACGTCACCGAGTTCGACGACGAGCTGGCGAAGCTCATCGACGACATGTTCGCCAGCCAGCGCACGGCCGAGGGCGTGGGCCTGGCGGCCAACCAGATCGGTGTGGACCTGAAGGTCTTCGTCTACGACTGCCCGGACGACGACGGCAAGCGCCACGTGGGCGTCGTCTGCAACCCGGTCCTGGAGGAGCTGGAGCCCGAGCGGCGGGTGCTGGACGACTCCAACGAGGGCTGCCTTTCGGTGCCGACCGCGTACGCCTCGCTGGCCCGCCCCGACTACGCGGTGGTGCGCGGCCAGGACGCCAAGGGCAACCCGATCCGGGTCCGGGGCACCGGCTACTTCGCGCGCTGCCTCCAGCACGAGACGGACCACCTGTACGGCTACCTGTACATCGACCGGCTCTCCAAGCGCGACCGCAAGGACGCGCTGCGGCAGATGGAAGAGGGCACGCCGCGCTACGAGACGGTCCCCAACGCCTGA
- a CDS encoding tetratricopeptide repeat protein, with translation MRIFGKVRHRPSASWRQATDRAFTLIGDGRYEDAGALLTRAADLEPWLSESWFNLALLHKFRHDWEQARAAGLRAVALLDRESGAPDWWNVGIAATALQDWPLARRAWQAYGLKVPGAGLNSAATTEPTGMELGSAAVRLSPEGEAEVVWGRRLDPARIEVLSIPLPSSGRRWGEVVLHDGVPNGERVTAAGPTYPVFDEIELWAPSPVPTWVVLLEAATEEDRDALEKLASDAGFAAEDWSSSVRLLCRACSESRMESDEGDGEHLDPHDHSEPGHPGPLGHRTAGGGDLWVPERECGLAAPAGLVRGLLDGWVADSPDSREWRDLEEVC, from the coding sequence GTGAGGATCTTCGGGAAGGTACGGCATCGGCCGTCCGCCTCTTGGCGGCAGGCCACGGACCGCGCGTTCACGCTGATCGGCGACGGCCGGTACGAGGACGCGGGGGCGCTGCTGACGCGCGCGGCGGATCTGGAGCCCTGGCTCTCGGAGTCCTGGTTCAATCTGGCGCTGCTCCACAAGTTCCGCCACGACTGGGAGCAGGCGCGCGCGGCGGGCCTGCGGGCGGTCGCGCTGCTGGACCGCGAGTCCGGCGCCCCGGACTGGTGGAACGTCGGCATCGCCGCCACCGCGCTCCAGGACTGGCCGCTGGCGCGCCGGGCCTGGCAGGCGTACGGACTCAAGGTGCCCGGCGCGGGGCTGAACAGCGCGGCCACCACCGAGCCCACCGGTATGGAGCTGGGCAGCGCCGCGGTGCGGCTCTCGCCGGAGGGCGAGGCCGAGGTGGTCTGGGGCCGTCGGCTCGACCCGGCCCGGATCGAGGTGCTCTCCATCCCGCTGCCGTCCTCCGGGCGGCGCTGGGGCGAGGTCGTGCTGCACGACGGGGTGCCCAACGGGGAGCGGGTCACCGCCGCCGGGCCCACGTATCCGGTCTTCGACGAGATCGAGCTGTGGGCGCCCTCCCCGGTGCCGACCTGGGTGGTGCTGCTGGAGGCGGCCACCGAGGAGGACCGGGACGCGCTGGAGAAGCTCGCCTCGGACGCCGGGTTCGCCGCCGAGGACTGGTCCTCCTCCGTACGGCTGCTCTGCCGGGCCTGTTCGGAGAGCCGGATGGAGAGCGACGAGGGCGACGGCGAGCACCTGGACCCGCACGACCACAGCGAGCCGGGCCACCCCGGGCCGCTCGGCCACCGCACGGCGGGCGGCGGTGACCTCTGGGTCCCCGAGCGCGAGTGCGGTCTCGCGGCCCCGGCCGGGCTGGTGCGCGGGCTGCTGGACGGCTGGGTCGCCGACAGTCCGGACAGCCGCGAGTGGCGGGATCTCGAAGAAGTCTGCTGA